From the genome of Methanobacterium petrolearium, one region includes:
- a CDS encoding lasso peptide isopeptide bond-forming cyclase: protein MSAITGIFYRNNQEINPKLIQKINDRLSHRGPDGSAVWCEGSVALGHQMLHTTPESLHEKLPFYDEKPGLVITADARIDNRRELAKELDIEDNEYVSDSYFILKSYEKWGEICPEYLLGDFAFAIWDENKERLFCARDHMGVKPFYYYLDDEMFVFGTEIKAILTIPNITCELDKNKLANYLMIVDFFNKENTFYENIKRLPNAFSIILDENFIEKRSYWRLNPKSEIIMDSKEDYAQKFREIFTEAVKCRLRSYSIPGVMLSGGLDSSSVASIAQKICYEGGGTKKIHSFSYVFDDHPDIDERIYINKVLERGKVKSHFIKCDDIDPLERINEKIKFGDQPINTYQTGVIHRSRQKMYEQGVCVLLTGEGGDQILSHGNNYLDELLVTFKWKKFMQNINYIADVQELSRFKLFLNIVYRTLTYYLFQISFFYSFFKKNHNILNKKFLKTAHMRNLDDVVKFRVPHAKKVHYYHIELGQHQLSFEILDQESSAYHIDTRHPFYDKRLVEFCFAIPTEMKVRFGWSRYVCRLAMDEILPEEIQWRSTKSIVGNVSANKFLSNQEMFEKVINDREKVIKKYVNIEKLHEIYTKKSSKNVNLLWRVLLFYLWQLKKNKL, encoded by the coding sequence ATGAGTGCAATAACAGGGATATTCTACAGAAATAATCAGGAAATCAACCCCAAACTCATCCAAAAGATAAATGATCGTCTATCACATCGAGGCCCTGATGGTTCTGCAGTTTGGTGTGAAGGATCCGTTGCTTTAGGTCATCAGATGCTCCATACAACACCCGAATCATTGCATGAGAAGCTGCCATTTTATGACGAGAAACCTGGTCTTGTTATCACTGCTGATGCAAGGATTGATAATAGAAGAGAGTTGGCTAAAGAATTGGACATTGAAGATAATGAGTATGTATCAGACAGTTATTTTATATTGAAGTCATATGAAAAGTGGGGTGAAATATGCCCTGAATATTTATTAGGTGATTTTGCTTTTGCTATTTGGGATGAAAATAAGGAAAGACTTTTCTGCGCCCGAGATCATATGGGTGTTAAACCTTTTTATTATTATTTAGATGATGAAATGTTTGTTTTTGGGACTGAAATAAAGGCTATTTTAACAATCCCCAATATAACTTGTGAACTGGACAAAAACAAATTAGCAAATTATTTAATGATTGTTGATTTTTTCAATAAAGAGAATACATTTTATGAAAATATCAAACGTTTACCCAACGCATTTTCTATCATACTTGATGAAAATTTTATTGAAAAACGTAGTTACTGGAGATTAAATCCAAAATCTGAGATAATTATGGATTCAAAAGAGGATTATGCTCAAAAATTTCGTGAAATATTCACTGAAGCTGTAAAATGTCGTTTAAGGAGTTATTCAATACCGGGAGTTATGTTAAGTGGTGGGCTGGACTCGTCTTCTGTAGCTAGTATTGCACAAAAAATATGCTATGAAGGAGGAGGAACTAAAAAAATACATAGTTTTTCCTATGTTTTTGATGATCATCCTGACATTGATGAAAGAATTTACATTAACAAAGTTTTAGAGAGAGGAAAAGTAAAATCGCATTTTATCAAATGTGATGATATTGATCCGCTGGAAAGAATTAATGAAAAAATAAAGTTTGGAGATCAGCCCATAAACACATATCAGACTGGTGTGATCCATAGATCACGGCAAAAAATGTATGAACAAGGAGTCTGTGTCCTTTTAACAGGTGAAGGGGGTGATCAAATTCTTTCACATGGAAATAATTACTTAGATGAACTTCTAGTTACTTTTAAATGGAAAAAATTTATGCAAAATATAAATTATATTGCAGATGTTCAAGAATTAAGTAGGTTTAAATTGTTTTTAAATATTGTTTATCGCACGTTAACTTATTATTTATTTCAGATCTCTTTTTTTTACAGTTTTTTCAAAAAAAACCATAATATTTTAAACAAAAAGTTCCTTAAAACAGCCCATATGCGTAATTTGGATGATGTAGTGAAATTTCGTGTTCCACACGCAAAAAAAGTTCATTATTATCATATTGAACTTGGACAACACCAGTTAAGTTTTGAGATACTGGATCAAGAAAGTTCAGCATATCATATTGATACCCGGCATCCTTTTTATGATAAAAGACTTGTTGAATTCTGTTTTGCCATACCAACTGAAATGAAAGTTAGGTTTGGTTGGAGTAGATATGTGTGTAGACTTGCAATGGATGAAATTTTACCAGAAGAAATTCAGTGGCGTTCTACTAAATCAATTGTAGGAAATGTGAGTGCTAATAAATTTTTATCAAATCAAGAAATGTTTGAAAAAGTAATTAATGATCGTGAAAAAGTTATAAAAAAATATGTTAATATTGAGAAGCTTCATGAAATTTATACCAAAAAAAGTTCAAAAAATGTTAATCTTTTATGGCGTGTATTGTTATTTTATTTATGGCAACTAAAGAAAAACAAGCTTTAA
- a CDS encoding M6 family metalloprotease domain-containing protein, producing the protein MMCSAYATEMPTDEQIAQYQADGTLDERIANVTAIGDQYTDSGLVDNLNQKLNNITNDSNETLEPSASRPTSTSLPSTGTVKMLIMLVDFPDYPHNENQTVTEIESIYFGDGSQAHDTSINYYPYESLHNWYYMSSYGLLNITGDVVGWYTAQYNRSYYTDKMVLMMEVMSYYDSTVDFSQYDNNHDGYMEGVALKWTGPNEGWGSQWWSYAVSTDSDFTVDGVKLKKYMWAWYSSSPKTDIHETGHLLGLPDLYDYEVSSGGNVNGPGYGVGGLDMMSGGSCDFNCFFKLLLGWIEPYYVTDINAIDQQLIFNPEELNGTHSSVVIVPGQFQNADNKEFYMVEYRKQTGNDQAIYWYNQPQYGLRSGIPISGLYIWHLDATLDEYGKFYYDNSYTVHNLVDLLQADGLFDIQNGSHEADAGDAYQPSTYLGINTTPNSNWYNGTFGFYVYNIANPENQSSATIGWQGPLFIGVALENEDLIWDTSGTGNVVWFGTQNMGQNDADSAQSGFIWDNELTWVTTQFDGPGYLQFAWKVSSELSHDFLSFYIDGVLQSSISGEQDWANMTFILGSGNHVLNWTYSKDSSTSSGFDCGWLDFVRFSNQYNIYVAADGDDDTGDGSLINPYKTLAKAIDQAPDSGTVHLGNGIYYEVNNRELNIIKNINILFDDWKGSGAAVIDAENLTWIFNVVDGVNLTLKDLTLINSNAANRGAIYNAGNLTIINCTFAGNTATGANGYGGAIYNSGNCTITYGSIINNIAFYGGGIYNTGNCTISGSSILNNTAYIGSVIYTDNNNTQINFNSILNNTGNYDIYSSLAGADAINNWWGTNFQGTNPQTVGRVNGNVVADPWIVLSLNNDLVGSGETSIVNVNLNYNSAGEDTLAVYGKAVPDVNVLFTSNFGNFSSVTGTISNGLNATTTFTAGSILAIGAVNARVDSQTVSGVKIIDRNNVYVATDGNDSTGNGSKDYPFENLVKALSEVQTTGTVNVGKGTYSGANNRGLTIVKDMIIRFDDWKGSESAIIDAENVTWIFKVNTGVNVTLQNLTLINGNATNGGAIYNAGNLTTVNCTFMSNNASKGGAIYNSGNCTVIGGSIANNTVVNDGGAIYNSGYCVINDCSILDNTATAWNGGAIYNSGYFAVNDCSILSNTATAGNGGGIYNNRGNCTVTDSIVQNNTAYYYGGGIYNRANCNINGSYVLNNIATYGSGIYNYQSNCTVIGVCIQNNTATVYGGGIYNSGGIITVIDTSVLNNKANYGGALYNSGNCTVIGGFIQNNTVTGTYAYGGAFYNSGNCTVIGGFISNNTVNAVTSSNGGGIYNSDGNFTVTNCSIVSNTAYNGGGIFNYANCAVVNCTFSSNKASNYGGAIYASSSSNLNVTSSTLTNNQATWGSAIFTYASNTQINFNRILNNTGNRDVYGTAAGVNATNNWWGTNFQGTDPQTAGKVNSKVNATTWLVLTASTNATNVPVGGNLAVNVDLTHDNMGIDTSSQGHLPDGIPVYFTSSLGIVNPTNSTTINGMTSTIFTGTTFGLSTLNVTVDYQNVNLQFDIGIIDLFVRNYEWYPNRNDTYSFGEAPPYVSYVKNYGPDVATGIVVKYSIGSGLIYKGYSVPLGGISRVVFDGQNLTYYVDYLPANSLAAIIIYLQVNSTGIQTSELTTNASLVSVNQTESGSWINYETRKLKVAPAADIQVKQDTITYNGSDNTAIIRINVINNGPDTATNIDINNTLPVGMVYTGHSAGESYNSDVWHIDSLTSGTIKTLEIYVNVTATNGTLFNTATKINSTPYDWCSANNEQTMNLTFTNSYQSIVDLLVRNYEWYPNRNDTYSFGEAPPYVSYVKNYGPDVATGIVVKYSIGSGLIYKGYSVPLGGISRVVFDGQNLTYYVDYLPANSLAAIIIYLQVNSTGIQTSELTTNASLVSVNQTESGSWINYETRKLKVAPAADIQVKQDVNGQINVETNSSQDIVITVTVTNKGPDNCDNIIIDDLLIGLTYVGNDKEAVYDNESGKITWNIGSLSSGESAVLHITVKADHVGIYTLSASKNGSSAPYDWDQYNDVQNIFITRIQ; encoded by the coding sequence ATGATGTGCAGTGCATATGCAACAGAGATGCCGACAGATGAACAAATAGCACAATATCAAGCAGATGGGACCCTGGATGAAAGGATTGCAAATGTTACTGCAATAGGAGATCAGTATACGGATTCTGGTTTAGTTGACAATTTAAATCAGAAACTGAATAACATAACTAATGACTCGAATGAAACTCTAGAACCTTCTGCGTCACGACCTACTTCTACATCTTTACCTTCAACAGGAACTGTAAAAATGTTGATAATGCTGGTTGATTTCCCGGATTACCCCCATAACGAAAATCAGACAGTTACTGAAATAGAATCCATATACTTTGGGGATGGTAGTCAAGCTCATGATACTTCAATAAATTATTATCCTTACGAAAGTTTGCATAACTGGTATTATATGTCCTCGTATGGATTGCTTAACATCACTGGAGATGTTGTAGGATGGTATACTGCACAATATAACCGTAGTTACTATACTGATAAAATGGTACTAATGATGGAAGTCATGAGTTATTATGATAGTACTGTGGACTTTTCACAATACGACAATAATCATGATGGTTATATGGAGGGGGTTGCGCTTAAATGGACAGGTCCTAATGAGGGTTGGGGAAGTCAATGGTGGTCTTATGCTGTTTCAACTGATAGTGATTTCACAGTTGATGGAGTAAAACTGAAGAAATATATGTGGGCATGGTATTCATCCAGTCCAAAAACAGACATACATGAAACTGGGCACTTATTAGGGTTGCCTGACCTTTATGATTATGAAGTATCAAGCGGCGGAAATGTAAATGGTCCCGGTTACGGTGTGGGTGGTTTGGATATGATGTCTGGGGGGTCTTGTGATTTCAATTGTTTCTTTAAATTACTTCTTGGATGGATAGAACCATATTATGTAACTGATATCAATGCCATTGATCAGCAACTGATTTTTAACCCTGAAGAATTAAATGGAACCCATAGTAGTGTAGTAATAGTTCCAGGTCAATTCCAGAACGCGGATAACAAAGAATTTTACATGGTTGAATATAGGAAACAAACTGGAAATGATCAGGCTATTTATTGGTATAATCAACCACAGTATGGACTAAGATCAGGAATACCTATCAGTGGTTTATACATTTGGCATCTTGATGCCACATTAGATGAATATGGTAAGTTTTACTATGATAACTCATATACCGTTCACAATTTGGTGGATCTTTTACAGGCCGATGGATTATTTGATATTCAGAATGGTTCTCATGAAGCGGATGCAGGAGATGCTTATCAACCCTCAACATATTTGGGTATAAACACCACGCCAAATAGTAACTGGTACAATGGAACATTTGGTTTTTATGTATATAACATAGCTAACCCTGAAAATCAATCTTCTGCTACAATTGGATGGCAGGGGCCACTTTTTATTGGGGTTGCATTGGAAAATGAAGATCTTATTTGGGATACAAGTGGAACCGGAAATGTTGTTTGGTTTGGAACTCAGAATATGGGACAAAATGATGCTGATTCAGCTCAAAGTGGATTTATATGGGATAATGAGTTAACATGGGTGACTACTCAGTTTGATGGTCCCGGATACTTACAATTTGCCTGGAAAGTCTCATCGGAATTATCTCATGATTTTTTAAGTTTTTACATAGATGGTGTGCTACAATCCAGCATAAGTGGTGAGCAAGATTGGGCAAACATGACTTTTATTTTAGGTTCTGGAAATCATGTTTTAAACTGGACTTATAGTAAAGATTCAAGTACATCTAGTGGTTTTGATTGTGGTTGGCTTGATTTTGTACGTTTTTCCAATCAGTATAACATTTATGTTGCAGCTGATGGGGATGATGATACGGGAGATGGGAGTCTTATAAATCCATATAAAACATTGGCAAAAGCCATAGATCAGGCTCCTGATTCCGGAACGGTCCATCTGGGGAATGGTATCTATTATGAGGTAAATAATCGAGAATTAAACATTATTAAGAATATTAACATATTATTTGATGATTGGAAAGGAAGTGGGGCTGCTGTTATTGATGCGGAAAATCTTACATGGATATTTAACGTTGTGGATGGGGTGAATTTAACACTCAAAGATTTGACTCTCATAAATAGTAATGCAGCGAATAGAGGAGCTATATACAATGCAGGTAATTTAACTATAATTAACTGCACTTTCGCTGGCAACACTGCAACTGGTGCCAATGGTTATGGTGGTGCTATTTACAATTCTGGTAATTGTACGATCACTTATGGTTCCATCATCAACAACATCGCATTTTATGGTGGTGGGATTTACAATACCGGTAATTGCACCATCTCTGGCAGTTCTATCTTAAACAACACGGCATATATTGGTAGCGTAATTTACACAGACAATAACAACACTCAAATAAACTTCAACAGTATCCTAAACAACACTGGAAATTATGATATATATAGCAGTTTAGCAGGTGCTGATGCTATTAATAACTGGTGGGGAACCAATTTCCAGGGAACCAATCCTCAAACCGTTGGGAGAGTAAATGGAAATGTCGTTGCTGATCCGTGGATTGTGCTTAGTTTAAATAATGATCTGGTGGGTAGTGGTGAAACTTCAATTGTAAATGTTAATTTAAATTATAACTCGGCTGGTGAAGATACTTTAGCTGTTTATGGAAAAGCAGTTCCTGATGTTAACGTATTGTTTACTTCTAATTTTGGAAACTTTTCCTCAGTAACTGGAACTATAAGTAACGGTTTAAACGCCACAACAACATTCACTGCGGGATCAATACTTGCTATTGGGGCAGTAAATGCTAGAGTTGACAGTCAAACTGTAAGTGGTGTTAAGATAATAGACAGAAACAATGTTTATGTCGCCACGGATGGAAATGATTCTACTGGTAACGGGAGCAAGGATTATCCCTTCGAGAATTTAGTAAAAGCTTTAAGTGAAGTTCAAACTACAGGAACAGTTAATGTTGGAAAAGGAACATATTCTGGGGCAAATAACAGGGGATTAACCATTGTTAAGGATATGATTATCCGATTTGATGATTGGAAAGGAAGTGAATCTGCAATTATTGACGCGGAAAATGTTACGTGGATATTTAAGGTAAATACTGGGGTGAATGTTACCCTCCAAAATTTAACTCTTATAAATGGTAATGCAACAAATGGTGGTGCTATTTACAATGCGGGTAATTTAACTACAGTTAACTGTACTTTTATGAGTAACAATGCAAGTAAGGGTGGTGCTATTTACAATTCTGGTAATTGTACTGTTATCGGTGGTTCTATTGCTAATAATACTGTAGTAAATGATGGTGGTGCTATTTACAATAGTGGTTATTGTGTTATTAATGATTGTTCCATCTTAGATAACACTGCAACTGCCTGGAATGGTGGTGCTATTTACAATAGTGGTTATTTTGCTGTTAATGATTGTTCAATTCTAAGTAACACTGCGACTGCAGGAAATGGTGGTGGGATTTACAATAACAGGGGTAATTGCACGGTTACTGATAGTATTGTCCAAAATAACACTGCATATTATTATGGTGGTGGGATTTACAATAGAGCTAATTGTAATATTAATGGAAGTTATGTTCTAAATAACATTGCAACTTATGGTAGTGGAATTTATAATTATCAAAGTAATTGTACTGTTATTGGTGTTTGCATCCAGAATAATACCGCAACTGTTTATGGTGGTGGAATTTACAATTCAGGAGGCATTATAACAGTTATTGACACTTCTGTTTTGAACAATAAAGCAAACTATGGAGGTGCTCTTTACAATTCTGGTAATTGCACTGTTATTGGTGGGTTTATTCAGAATAATACTGTGACTGGTACTTATGCTTATGGTGGTGCTTTTTACAATTCTGGTAATTGCACTGTTATTGGTGGTTTTATCTCAAATAACACTGTAAATGCCGTCACTTCTAGTAATGGTGGGGGGATTTACAATAGTGATGGTAATTTCACTGTAACAAATTGTTCTATTGTAAGTAACACCGCTTATAATGGTGGAGGAATCTTTAATTACGCTAATTGTGCTGTAGTTAATTGTACTTTTAGTAGTAATAAAGCAAGTAATTATGGTGGTGCTATATATGCCTCTAGTTCCTCTAATTTAAATGTTACAAGTAGTACCTTAACTAACAACCAGGCAACTTGGGGAAGTGCCATCTTCACATATGCTTCTAACACTCAAATTAACTTTAATCGTATTTTGAACAATACTGGAAATAGAGATGTATATGGTACTGCAGCGGGGGTTAATGCTACTAATAATTGGTGGGGAACCAACTTCCAAGGAACCGACCCACAAACTGCAGGAAAAGTAAACAGCAAAGTGAATGCAACCACCTGGTTAGTTTTAACAGCTAGTACTAATGCAACTAATGTTCCTGTTGGGGGTAATTTGGCTGTTAATGTTGATTTGACTCATGACAATATGGGTATAGACACATCTAGTCAAGGTCATCTTCCTGATGGTATTCCCGTATACTTTACGTCTAGTTTGGGAATAGTAAATCCAACAAACAGCACCACAATTAATGGAATGACTTCCACTATATTCACTGGAACGACATTTGGATTATCAACTTTAAATGTGACAGTGGATTATCAAAATGTGAATTTGCAGTTTGATATTGGTATAATTGATTTATTTGTTCGTAATTATGAGTGGTATCCTAATCGGAATGATACTTATAGTTTTGGTGAGGCCCCTCCTTATGTGTCTTATGTGAAGAATTATGGTCCTGATGTTGCTACGGGTATTGTTGTGAAGTATAGTATTGGTTCTGGGCTCATATACAAAGGATATTCTGTTCCATTGGGTGGTATAAGTAGAGTTGTCTTTGATGGTCAGAATTTAACGTATTATGTGGATTATTTGCCAGCGAATAGTTTGGCAGCTATTATAATTTATTTACAGGTGAATTCTACGGGTATTCAAACATCTGAGTTAACTACTAATGCTTCGTTAGTTTCGGTGAATCAAACTGAAAGTGGATCATGGATCAACTATGAAACTAGAAAATTAAAAGTTGCCCCAGCTGCAGACATTCAAGTAAAACAGGACACCATCACCTACAATGGCTCAGACAACACTGCAATTATTCGGATTAACGTGATAAACAATGGACCTGATACCGCAACTAATATTGATATAAATAATACGCTGCCTGTTGGAATGGTTTACACTGGTCATTCTGCTGGAGAAAGTTATAACTCAGACGTATGGCACATAGACAGTTTAACCAGTGGAACTATAAAAACACTAGAAATATATGTTAATGTCACTGCAACAAATGGAACTTTGTTTAACACTGCAACAAAGATCAATTCAACACCATATGACTGGTGTTCAGCTAATAATGAACAAACCATGAATTTGACATTCACCAACAGTTATCAGTCAATAGTTGATCTTTTAGTTCGTAATTATGAGTGGTATCCTAATCGGAATGATACTTATAGTTTTGGTGAGGCCCCTCCTTATGTGTCTTATGTGAAGAATTATGGTCCTGATGTTGCTACGGGTATTGTTGTGAAGTATAGTATTGGTTCTGGGCTCATATACAAAGGATATTCTGTTCCATTGGGTGGTATAAGTAGAGTTGTCTTTGATGGTCAGAATTTAACGTATTATGTGGATTATTTGCCAGCGAATAGTTTGGCAGCTATTATAATTTATTTACAGGTGAATTCTACGGGTATTCAAACATCTGAGTTAACTACTAATGCTTCGTTAGTTTCGGTGAATCAAACTGAAAGTGGATCATGGATCAACTATGAAACTAGAAAATTAAAAGTTGCCCCAGCTGCAGACATTCAAGTAAAACAGGACGTTAATGGACAAATTAATGTGGAAACAAATAGTAGTCAGGATATTGTGATAACAGTTACTGTAACCAATAAAGGACCTGACAACTGTGATAATATTATCATAGATGATTTATTAATTGGATTAACATATGTTGGCAATGATAAAGAAGCAGTTTATGATAATGAATCTGGGAAAATCACGTGGAATATAGGATCTTTATCAAGTGGAGAATCTGCAGTGTTACATATTACAGTTAAGGCGGATCATGTGGGAATTTACACGCTTTCTGCCAGTAAAAACGGCTCTTCAGCACCTTACGATTGGGATCAATATAATGACGTTCAAAATATCTTCATAACCCGAATACAATAA
- a CDS encoding Ig-like domain-containing protein: MIATAFLILSIIGASSAADMTGTWGGSGTSYNSTAGPIKVNVTETTSGAATVTSTPTGTTNTNTAFFSNSSAANHASFETVLNWNTINNANNGTITFTFSRPVDNPILHIDRIGGAYSTTSSSALLTLTTSGLTITKLSGPTHFEVTSTTIQRTPNVYTVENRPEASMDSTQGTAAGSVQINGYNITSVSFFWIGVGANSGGDGIEFVWELDAPIDLAITQTTNQTTAVAGQGLTYTITVTNNGNSTILPTDTFTVHDSLPSGFTASSYTPSVGTYNSATGAWTGVTLAEGESITLTIIGAVSPTATGSLTNIASVTVPTSITDPVSTNNDATLTTPINRIADLAIIKTDSLDPVVAGQTLTYTITVTNNGPSSILSTDTFTVTDTLPSDFTASSYTPSVGTYNSATGAWTGVTLNNGDSVTLTIVGTVSSTATGTLTNTATVTPPTGVTDDNSTNDQTPPVITTVDGLPVANDDSKTTPEDTPLNGNLPISDPDGPVTVVNFTVNGTTASAGSTVNIPGVGSIKINADGTYTFTPATNYNGPVPVISYTIQDTTGNTASATLTITVTPVDDVPVAVDDTASVDEDNVLSGDVSGNDSPSGDGGNVWSVVTGPVHGTVVMNTDGSYTYTPGADYNGLDSFEYQIVDADGDISTATVTLTVNGVDDVPVAVDDTASVDEDNVLSGDVSGNDSPSG, translated from the coding sequence GTGATTGCGACGGCTTTTCTAATCCTCAGCATAATAGGCGCATCAAGCGCAGCTGACATGACAGGTACATGGGGTGGTTCAGGCACTAGCTACAACTCCACAGCAGGTCCAATTAAAGTTAATGTAACAGAAACTACATCAGGAGCTGCTACTGTAACATCAACACCTACTGGAACAACAAATACGAACACTGCATTTTTCAGTAATTCTTCGGCAGCAAATCATGCTTCATTTGAAACTGTTCTCAATTGGAACACTATAAACAATGCAAACAATGGAACTATAACATTTACATTCAGTAGGCCAGTAGACAACCCAATTCTTCATATTGACAGGATTGGTGGTGCATATAGTACAACATCTAGTTCAGCCCTTTTAACATTGACAACTTCTGGGTTAACTATCACCAAATTATCTGGTCCAACTCATTTTGAGGTCACTTCAACGACTATTCAAAGAACTCCTAATGTATATACAGTAGAAAATAGGCCTGAAGCTTCAATGGACTCAACACAAGGAACAGCAGCAGGTTCTGTACAAATTAATGGATATAACATAACCAGCGTTAGTTTCTTCTGGATAGGTGTAGGGGCTAATTCTGGTGGAGATGGAATAGAGTTCGTTTGGGAACTCGATGCTCCAATAGACTTAGCAATAACTCAAACTACAAATCAGACGACTGCTGTGGCTGGTCAAGGATTGACTTATACAATTACAGTAACTAACAATGGAAACTCAACAATATTACCAACTGACACATTCACGGTACATGATTCTCTTCCTAGCGGATTCACAGCTTCCAGTTACACGCCTAGTGTGGGCACTTATAATAGTGCTACTGGTGCTTGGACTGGTGTGACTCTAGCCGAAGGAGAAAGTATCACTTTAACTATCATAGGCGCCGTAAGTCCAACTGCAACTGGTTCTTTAACTAACATTGCTAGCGTAACAGTACCTACCAGTATTACAGACCCAGTTTCAACAAACAACGACGCAACTTTAACTACACCCATTAATCGAATAGCAGATCTAGCTATTATCAAGACAGACAGTCTGGATCCTGTTGTGGCTGGTCAGACATTGACTTACACGATAACTGTGACTAACAATGGACCATCAAGTATATTATCTACAGATACTTTCACGGTAACTGATACTTTACCATCAGACTTCACAGCTTCCAGTTACACGCCTAGTGTGGGTACTTATAATAGTGCTACTGGTGCTTGGACAGGTGTAACTCTAAATAATGGAGACAGTGTAACTTTAACTATAGTAGGTACGGTTAGCTCAACAGCTACTGGCACCTTAACTAACACTGCGACTGTGACTCCACCAACAGGCGTAACTGATGATAATAGCACAAATGATCAAACGCCCCCAGTCATAACTACAGTTGATGGACTTCCTGTGGCAAATGATGACAGCAAAACAACTCCTGAAGACACTCCATTAAACGGCAACCTGCCTATTTCAGATCCTGACGGACCTGTTACTGTGGTTAATTTCACAGTAAATGGAACAACCGCTTCAGCAGGTAGCACAGTAAACATTCCTGGTGTGGGAAGCATTAAAATTAATGCAGACGGCACGTATACATTTACTCCTGCTACTAATTATAATGGACCAGTTCCGGTAATTAGTTACACAATACAGGATACAACAGGAAATACGGCTAGTGCTACTTTGACAATAACTGTAACTCCGGTGGATGATGTTCCTGTGGCTGTGGATGACACTGCGTCTGTTGATGAGGACAATGTCTTGAGTGGTGATGTTTCTGGTAACGATTCTCCGTCTGGTGATGGTGGGAACGTTTGGAGCGTGGTAACTGGGCCTGTTCATGGTACGGTTGTTATGAATACTGACGGTTCTTACACTTACACGCCTGGTGCGGATTATAACGGACTGGATAGCTTCGAATACCAAATCGTGGATGCTGATGGTGACATTAGTACTGCTACTGTGACTCTCACTGTGAATGGTGTGGATGATGTTCCTGTGGCTGTGGATGACACTGCGTCTGTTGATGAGGACAATGTCTTGAGTGGTGATGTTTCTGGTAACGATTCTCCGTCTGG